The following proteins come from a genomic window of Micavibrio aeruginosavorus EPB:
- a CDS encoding lytic transglycosylase domain-containing protein, giving the protein MTLDRILIITLGVGLLLAHAGVCSHAWADDDRIAGSKGRTYNLTLGTIYAGDGDVQVALPVPMIVDEPDIDPADLRAVDGGAPVSPSIIPASLPPAPQAKPTAPEPKKTAIIRPVKKPVAPPYPARKPDQIPVVEAAETPPVVPLPTDKPEPIAEAVPHAIDPAPAIMEAAEPEAAVTQEAAAEPPLPAIMPVLIPSSEQSLHPLRDGDVALYRTIFRAQGEGDWTEADEALGRLKDKRLLGHVLHQRYVHPSYRTRYEELRAWLSAYGDHPGADRMYKLAIARQGKGDPAPDRPLAVSGLPANVMQILSGRGDTYVTPRKRSAGQDKLIRSLTRMIGADLSDGAPTRALKKLNTDKVAESLDSTEKDQIRAQIAMAYLVLGKPDEALQLARDAASRSGTRAPMAGWVVGLAAWQKQDFNLAARHFELAATSSYADSWMRSASAYWASRAHLRAGRPGDMTRWLELAARYPRTFYGIIATRALGWDYDFNWASPEFTKAHFEKLVAIPGAWRAMALVDAGQNHLAESELVRIKTGDDEFLRQALLAYTLHAKLPGLAMRLAASFPNPEGGLYDAALYPLLPWQPRDGYSVDRALIHAITRQESRFDAFALSPSGAVGLMQLMPKTASFITGVERFKKKDGKFQLRDPEVNLQIGQRYVDHLLGLSRVKGDLLHMAMAYNAGPGNLAKWQDEMGPNVKDPLLFIETIPAPETRNYVERVLANYWIYSLRMGQPTPSLDAVTAGRPARYLAMDTGHEGDKGRQTRLTAAH; this is encoded by the coding sequence ATGACATTGGACCGGATTTTGATTATCACGCTGGGCGTGGGACTGCTGCTGGCGCATGCTGGCGTGTGTTCGCATGCCTGGGCCGATGATGACCGCATCGCCGGGTCCAAGGGGCGCACCTATAACCTGACCCTCGGCACGATCTACGCCGGGGACGGGGATGTGCAGGTGGCCTTGCCGGTTCCGATGATCGTGGATGAACCGGATATTGACCCGGCGGATCTCCGGGCGGTTGATGGGGGCGCGCCTGTGTCGCCGTCCATCATTCCGGCCTCGCTGCCCCCCGCACCACAGGCCAAGCCGACCGCGCCGGAGCCGAAAAAAACGGCGATTATCCGCCCCGTGAAAAAGCCCGTCGCCCCGCCATACCCGGCCCGCAAACCGGATCAGATTCCTGTTGTTGAAGCGGCTGAAACGCCCCCCGTTGTGCCGTTGCCCACGGATAAACCGGAGCCGATTGCAGAGGCCGTGCCGCACGCCATTGATCCCGCGCCCGCGATTATGGAGGCGGCAGAACCAGAGGCCGCGGTGACGCAAGAGGCCGCCGCTGAACCGCCGTTGCCCGCCATTATGCCCGTGCTGATCCCATCGTCTGAACAATCGCTGCACCCGCTGCGCGATGGTGATGTGGCGTTGTATCGCACCATTTTCCGGGCTCAGGGCGAGGGCGACTGGACAGAAGCCGATGAAGCGCTGGGGCGGTTGAAAGACAAACGCTTGCTGGGGCATGTCCTGCATCAACGCTATGTGCATCCTTCCTATCGCACGCGGTACGAAGAATTGCGCGCATGGCTGTCGGCTTATGGTGACCATCCCGGTGCGGACCGGATGTACAAGCTGGCGATTGCACGACAGGGCAAGGGCGATCCCGCACCGGACCGTCCGTTGGCGGTGTCGGGCCTGCCGGCGAATGTCATGCAAATCCTTTCGGGCCGCGGCGATACATATGTCACGCCGCGCAAACGCAGCGCCGGACAGGATAAATTGATCCGCAGCCTGACCCGCATGATCGGGGCCGATTTATCCGATGGTGCGCCGACACGGGCTTTGAAAAAATTGAATACCGACAAGGTTGCTGAAAGTCTGGATTCAACGGAAAAAGACCAGATTCGCGCCCAGATCGCCATGGCGTATCTGGTGTTGGGCAAACCGGATGAAGCGTTGCAGTTGGCGCGTGATGCGGCGTCACGCTCCGGCACGCGCGCCCCGATGGCCGGGTGGGTCGTCGGTCTGGCCGCATGGCAGAAACAGGATTTCAATCTGGCCGCGCGTCATTTCGAATTGGCGGCTACATCATCCTACGCCGATTCATGGATGCGATCCGCGTCGGCCTATTGGGCGTCGCGGGCGCATTTGCGCGCTGGCCGTCCCGGTGACATGACGCGGTGGCTGGAATTGGCGGCGCGGTACCCGCGGACGTTCTACGGCATCATTGCCACGCGCGCGCTGGGGTGGGATTACGATTTCAATTGGGCGTCACCAGAATTTACCAAGGCGCATTTTGAAAAGCTGGTCGCCATTCCCGGTGCATGGCGGGCCATGGCGCTGGTCGATGCGGGGCAGAACCATCTGGCGGAATCGGAACTGGTCCGGATCAAAACGGGGGATGATGAATTTTTGCGTCAGGCGTTGCTGGCCTATACGTTGCACGCGAAATTGCCGGGTCTGGCGATGCGGCTGGCCGCGTCGTTCCCCAATCCGGAAGGCGGGTTGTATGATGCCGCACTCTATCCGCTGTTGCCGTGGCAGCCCCGCGATGGGTACAGCGTTGATCGGGCTTTGATCCATGCCATCACGCGTCAGGAATCCCGTTTTGACGCCTTCGCTCTCAGCCCCAGCGGGGCCGTGGGGTTGATGCAGTTGATGCCGAAAACGGCCAGCTTCATCACGGGTGTGGAACGGTTCAAAAAGAAGGATGGGAAGTTCCAGTTGCGCGACCCCGAGGTCAATCTGCAGATTGGTCAGCGTTACGTGGATCACTTGCTGGGCCTCAGCCGGGTGAAGGGCGATTTGTTGCACATGGCCATGGCTTATAACGCCGGGCCCGGCAATCTGGCCAAGTGGCAGGACGAGATGGGCCCGAATGTGAAAGACCCGTTGCTGTTCATTGAAACGATCCCGGCCCCGGAAACCCGGAACTATGTCGAACGGGTGCTGGCCAATTACTGGATCTACAGCCTGCGCATGGGGCAGCCAACCCCGTCATTGGATGCCGTCACGGCGGGCCGCCCGGCACGCTATCTGGCCATGGATACCGGCCACGAAGGGGACAAGGGCCGCCAGACCCGCCTGACCGCGGC
- a CDS encoding uracil-DNA glycosylase, which produces MADLQRQTYKAALSWYLDAGVDIALGDDPVDRTAMPALPVVEDAPAVAAPARAPIAAPAAESAFIGASEARAESLKLAMAANTLDELRDAIAAFDGLSLKRTATNMVFSDGNPSAPIMVIGEAPGADEDRQGKPFVGVSGQLLDRMLASIGLNREAEDLAHAAYISNILNWRPPGNRTPSPAEIEVSLPFIERHIALVRPRLLVFAGGVAAKSLLGSGDTISRLRGTWHDYVPQTAEMRAGFAPIPAIATYHPSYLLRTPAHKRAAWADLLMLRAKARSMGVF; this is translated from the coding sequence ATGGCCGATCTGCAACGCCAGACATACAAAGCCGCCTTGTCCTGGTATCTCGATGCCGGGGTGGATATCGCATTGGGGGATGACCCGGTCGATCGCACCGCCATGCCCGCGTTGCCGGTGGTCGAGGATGCGCCCGCCGTTGCTGCGCCTGCGCGTGCCCCCATCGCGGCCCCAGCCGCTGAATCTGCCTTCATCGGGGCCAGCGAGGCCCGGGCGGAATCCCTGAAACTGGCCATGGCGGCCAATACGCTGGATGAATTGCGGGACGCCATTGCCGCCTTTGATGGCCTGTCGCTGAAACGCACCGCGACCAATATGGTGTTTTCTGACGGCAATCCATCCGCACCCATTATGGTGATCGGCGAAGCCCCCGGCGCGGATGAAGACCGCCAGGGCAAGCCCTTCGTCGGGGTCAGCGGCCAGTTGCTGGACCGCATGTTGGCCTCCATCGGCCTGAATCGCGAGGCCGAGGATCTGGCTCACGCGGCCTATATCTCCAACATTCTGAACTGGCGCCCGCCGGGCAACCGCACCCCGTCCCCGGCGGAGATCGAAGTCAGCCTGCCCTTTATTGAACGCCATATCGCGCTGGTCCGCCCGCGTCTGCTGGTCTTTGCCGGTGGGGTTGCGGCCAAATCCCTGTTGGGCAGCGGCGACACCATCTCCCGCCTGCGTGGGACGTGGCATGACTATGTGCCGCAAACCGCCGAAATGCGGGCTGGCTTTGCGCCCATTCCGGCCATTGCCACCTATCACCCGTCTTATCTGCTCCGCACCCCGGCGCATAAACGGGCGGCCTGGGCCGACCTTTTGATGCTGCGGGCCAAGGCCCGCTCCATGGGTGTGTTCTAG